In the Bordetella genomosp. 10 genome, one interval contains:
- the mobA gene encoding molybdenum cofactor guanylyltransferase, whose product MRARAVGALPLAGAGGNIAGLILAGGRGSRMGEIDKGLAPLRGAPLVEHVARALAPQVARLVLSANRNAEVYARYGPVLADDPAHGAWQGPLAGVAAGLAGSPLPWVATVPCDTPFLPGDLVERLALALHAEAGRAQDAAAAPPSAPMAGGQSAGAARIAVARAGGHRQSVCMLLPADLLPSLRAYLDAGERKVERWQDRNGCVEVAFDDEAAFMNLNTSAELAQAHTLAPSGRKDRP is encoded by the coding sequence ATGCGCGCGCGGGCCGTTGGCGCATTGCCGCTGGCGGGCGCCGGCGGCAATATCGCCGGCCTGATCCTGGCCGGCGGTCGCGGCTCGCGCATGGGCGAGATCGACAAGGGCCTGGCGCCCCTGCGCGGCGCGCCGCTGGTCGAGCACGTCGCTCGCGCGCTGGCGCCGCAGGTGGCGCGGCTGGTCCTCAGCGCCAACCGCAACGCGGAGGTCTATGCGCGCTATGGGCCGGTGCTGGCCGACGATCCGGCGCATGGGGCCTGGCAAGGGCCCCTGGCCGGCGTGGCGGCGGGCCTGGCGGGCAGCCCCTTGCCATGGGTGGCGACCGTGCCCTGCGACACGCCCTTCCTGCCCGGCGACCTGGTCGAACGGCTGGCGTTGGCGCTGCATGCCGAGGCCGGACGCGCACAGGACGCCGCGGCGGCACCGCCGTCAGCCCCCATGGCGGGCGGGCAATCGGCGGGCGCGGCGCGCATCGCGGTGGCCCGCGCCGGCGGCCATCGCCAGTCGGTCTGCATGCTGCTGCCGGCGGACCTGTTGCCTTCGCTGCGCGCCTATCTCGACGCCGGCGAGCGCAAGGTGGAGCGCTGGCAGGACCGCAACGGCTGCGTCGAAGTAGCCTTCGACGACGAGGCCGCCTTCATGAATCTCAACACGTCGGCCGAACTGGCGCAGGCGCACACGCTGGCGCCATCGGGCCGAAAAGACCGGCCATGA
- the moaA gene encoding GTP 3',8-cyclase MoaA: MSRVIFLTDRREAAGLAPAPARAFAPLPAHGEPLLDTRGRPLRDLRISVTDRCNFRCTYCMPREVFDKHHEFLPHRDLLTFEEIAAAARVFVAMGVRKIRLTGGEPLLRRNIETLVALLAELRTPEGRKPELTLTTNGSLLARKAQALKDAGLDRVTVSMDALDPAVFARMSDSDFDVARVLEGIAAAAAAGLAPVKVNMVVRKGANDDQILPMARHFRGSGHILRFIEYMDVGSTNGWNMAEVVPSADVVARLAEAWPLRPLQDEEMGRVAARWAYADGAGEIGVISSVTQAFCGGCTRARLSPEGRLFLCLFATHGHDLRALLRGGADETRLAQALAGIWRGRGDNYSEHRAQADAGLAAAGEHKIEMSYIGG; the protein is encoded by the coding sequence ATGTCCAGAGTGATTTTCCTGACCGATCGCCGCGAGGCGGCGGGCCTGGCGCCGGCGCCGGCCCGCGCGTTCGCCCCCTTGCCCGCGCATGGCGAGCCCCTGCTCGACACGCGCGGGCGGCCCTTGCGCGACCTGCGCATCTCGGTCACGGACCGCTGCAACTTCCGCTGCACCTATTGCATGCCGCGCGAGGTCTTCGACAAGCATCACGAATTCCTGCCCCATCGCGACCTGCTGACCTTCGAGGAAATCGCCGCCGCCGCGCGCGTGTTCGTCGCCATGGGCGTGCGCAAGATCCGCCTGACGGGCGGCGAACCACTGCTGCGCAGGAATATCGAGACCCTGGTGGCCCTGCTGGCCGAGCTGCGCACGCCCGAAGGCCGCAAGCCGGAACTGACGCTGACCACCAACGGCAGCCTGCTGGCGCGCAAGGCCCAGGCGCTGAAGGACGCTGGCCTGGACCGCGTCACCGTCAGCATGGACGCGCTGGACCCCGCCGTCTTCGCGCGCATGAGCGATAGCGATTTCGACGTCGCCCGCGTGCTGGAAGGCATCGCGGCCGCCGCGGCCGCCGGCCTGGCGCCGGTCAAGGTCAACATGGTGGTGCGCAAGGGCGCCAACGACGACCAGATCCTGCCGATGGCGCGCCACTTCCGCGGCTCGGGCCATATCCTGCGCTTCATCGAATACATGGACGTGGGCAGCACCAACGGCTGGAACATGGCCGAGGTCGTGCCCAGCGCCGACGTGGTGGCGCGCCTGGCCGAGGCCTGGCCGCTGCGCCCCTTGCAGGACGAGGAAATGGGCCGCGTGGCCGCGCGCTGGGCCTATGCCGACGGCGCCGGCGAGATCGGCGTGATCTCCAGCGTGACGCAGGCTTTCTGCGGCGGCTGTACGCGCGCGCGGCTGTCGCCCGAAGGGCGGTTGTTCCTGTGCCTGTTCGCCACCCATGGACACGATCTGCGCGCACTGCTGCGCGGCGGCGCCGACGAGACGCGGCTGGCGCAAGCCCTAGCGGGCATCTGGCGCGGGCGCGGCGACAACTATTCCGAACATCGCGCGCAGGCGGATGCCGGCCTGGCCGCCGCCGGCGAGCACAAGATCGAAATGAGCTACATCGGTGGCTGA
- the fdhD gene encoding formate dehydrogenase accessory sulfurtransferase FdhD, protein MDTDSPAHPTWLPAQVLRVRDGRLAEAPQTDRLAEETPIALEYNGISHATMLATPADLEDFALGFSLTEGIVESARDVRGIELREECDGVVVEVEISSACAARLKERRRAMSGRTGCGLCGVETLPEVVRDVAPVAGAPALPLAAALAAMQALRERQPLHTATGATHAAGWADADGRLQWVREDVGRHNALDKLVGALARADVGAAQRAGSLIVVSSRASFEMVQKTAAAGVGMLAAVSAPTALAQRLAQRLGVGLMGFMRGDDATVYARQERIAG, encoded by the coding sequence ATGGACACCGATTCCCCGGCGCATCCCACCTGGCTTCCGGCCCAGGTCCTGCGCGTGCGCGACGGCCGGCTGGCCGAGGCGCCGCAAACCGACCGCCTGGCCGAGGAAACGCCCATCGCGCTGGAATACAACGGCATCAGCCACGCCACCATGCTGGCGACCCCGGCCGACCTGGAGGATTTCGCGCTGGGTTTCTCGCTGACCGAAGGCATCGTGGAGAGCGCGCGCGACGTGCGCGGCATCGAATTGCGCGAGGAATGCGACGGCGTGGTCGTGGAAGTGGAGATTTCCAGCGCCTGCGCCGCGCGCCTGAAGGAACGGCGCCGCGCGATGTCCGGGCGCACCGGCTGCGGCCTGTGCGGCGTCGAGACCCTGCCCGAAGTCGTGCGCGACGTCGCGCCCGTGGCCGGCGCGCCCGCCCTGCCCTTGGCCGCGGCTCTGGCCGCCATGCAAGCCCTGCGCGAGCGCCAGCCGCTGCACACCGCCACCGGGGCCACCCACGCCGCCGGCTGGGCGGACGCCGACGGCCGGCTGCAATGGGTGCGCGAGGACGTCGGCCGCCACAATGCGCTGGACAAGCTGGTGGGCGCCCTCGCCCGCGCGGACGTCGGCGCGGCGCAACGGGCGGGCAGCCTGATCGTCGTCTCCAGCCGCGCCAGCTTCGAAATGGTGCAGAAAACCGCCGCCGCCGGCGTCGGCATGCTGGCCGCCGTGTCCGCGCCGACCGCGCTTGCGCAGCGCCTGGCGCAACGGCTGGGCGTGGGCCTGATGGGCTTCATGCGCGGCGACGACGCCACGGTCTACGCCCGCCAGGAACGCATCGCCGGCTGA
- a CDS encoding AraC family transcriptional regulator — MRAASGNAAAGTAGAPLFTPASPRDRAWAAPPVADDSQDWLDIGAGDRALVHGEQTVRPVVAYAMDPPDGTVIPPHAHRRGQMLYAISGVMLVRAAIGSWVVPPGRAVWVPPRTRHEIAMAGDVAMRTVFVEPGLRPGLWESCQVFEVGPLLRELVIAAVDLPRDYVTGGRDEHLMTLVLDEIERAQPLSLHVPMPAHTGLARLCRGLVRDPAQEVSLAAWARVLHMHPRSLARLFLRETGMNLGEWCRETKLLLSLPRLAAGASVLEVALEHGYNSPSAFTAAFRRSFGAAPSAYLRERA, encoded by the coding sequence ATGCGCGCAGCATCGGGAAACGCCGCCGCCGGAACCGCGGGCGCGCCCCTGTTCACCCCCGCTTCGCCGCGCGACCGCGCCTGGGCCGCGCCGCCCGTGGCCGACGACAGCCAGGACTGGCTGGACATCGGCGCCGGCGACCGGGCCCTGGTGCATGGCGAGCAGACCGTGCGGCCGGTGGTGGCGTATGCGATGGATCCGCCCGACGGGACCGTCATCCCGCCCCATGCGCACCGGCGCGGGCAGATGCTGTACGCCATTTCCGGCGTGATGCTGGTGCGGGCGGCGATCGGAAGCTGGGTGGTGCCGCCGGGACGGGCGGTCTGGGTACCGCCGCGCACCCGGCATGAAATCGCGATGGCGGGCGACGTGGCCATGCGCACGGTGTTCGTGGAGCCGGGCCTGCGGCCGGGGCTGTGGGAAAGCTGCCAGGTCTTCGAAGTCGGCCCGCTATTGCGCGAACTGGTGATCGCGGCGGTCGATCTGCCGCGCGACTACGTGACCGGCGGCCGTGACGAGCACCTGATGACGCTGGTGCTGGACGAGATCGAACGCGCCCAGCCCCTGTCCCTGCACGTGCCCATGCCGGCCCACACGGGCCTGGCCCGGCTGTGCCGCGGCCTGGTGCGCGATCCGGCGCAGGAAGTCAGCCTGGCGGCCTGGGCGCGCGTGCTGCACATGCACCCGCGTTCCCTGGCCCGCCTGTTCCTGCGCGAGACCGGCATGAACCTGGGCGAGTGGTGCCGGGAGACCAAGCTGCTGCTCAGCCTGCCCCGCCTGGCGGCGGGCGCGTCCGTGCTGGAGGTGGCGCTGGAGCATGGGTACAACAGCCCCAGCGCGTTCACCGCGGCCTTCCGCCGCAGTTTCGGCGCGGCCCCCAGCGCCTATCTGCGAGAGCGGGCCTAG
- a CDS encoding MFS transporter, with protein sequence MHAHRHSHPKPDRVRLGLLTSTHAVNDLYQGLVPALLPFMVLERGYNYTAASGLMLAATGLSSVVQPLFGLYADKAPRGWMVPLGFLVAALGLVLAGMSGGSYIATWLAAALCGLGIAAYHPPATVAARAAGGGSQRAMSVFAVGGTIGASFAPFLANAVVGGGALDRSWLLALPAVLMAMLWLAATTGACKRGGAHAQARRIADHATNDWRAFALLCGVIVGWSIPYVTVLSMLSLYVTRELGGAPYMGAAALTSFTAAGAAGTLLGGWLADRWGRMPAIRLGYMLALPAMGGLALAPDAVWAWCCTGALGVAMFLPFSAQVTLAQDYLPRNPATASGITLGLAMSIGGMVSPLFGLLSDARGLRYTLTCVLVVLAVSAALALRMRNRSVSTAIGVEGAARA encoded by the coding sequence ATGCACGCACATCGCCATTCCCATCCCAAGCCGGACCGCGTCCGGCTGGGCCTGCTGACCAGCACCCATGCGGTCAACGACCTGTACCAGGGGCTGGTCCCCGCCCTGCTGCCCTTCATGGTGCTGGAGCGCGGCTACAACTACACGGCGGCGAGCGGCCTGATGCTGGCCGCCACCGGCCTGTCCAGCGTCGTGCAGCCGCTGTTCGGCCTCTACGCCGACAAGGCGCCGCGCGGCTGGATGGTCCCCCTGGGCTTTCTCGTGGCGGCGCTGGGGCTGGTGCTGGCGGGCATGAGCGGCGGCAGCTACATCGCGACCTGGCTGGCCGCGGCGCTTTGCGGCCTGGGCATCGCCGCCTATCACCCGCCCGCGACCGTGGCGGCGCGCGCGGCGGGCGGCGGTTCGCAACGGGCCATGAGCGTCTTCGCGGTGGGCGGCACGATAGGCGCGTCGTTCGCGCCCTTCCTGGCCAATGCCGTGGTGGGCGGCGGCGCGCTGGACCGCAGTTGGCTGCTGGCCCTGCCCGCCGTGCTGATGGCGATGCTGTGGCTGGCCGCCACCACCGGCGCGTGCAAGCGCGGCGGCGCGCATGCCCAGGCGCGCAGGATCGCGGATCACGCGACCAACGACTGGCGCGCGTTCGCGCTGCTGTGCGGCGTGATCGTCGGCTGGTCGATTCCCTATGTCACCGTGCTGTCCATGCTGTCGCTGTACGTCACGCGCGAACTCGGCGGGGCGCCGTACATGGGCGCGGCGGCGCTGACCAGCTTCACCGCCGCCGGGGCGGCGGGCACGCTGCTGGGCGGCTGGCTGGCCGACCGCTGGGGCCGCATGCCGGCCATCCGGCTCGGCTACATGCTCGCCCTGCCCGCCATGGGCGGCCTGGCGCTGGCGCCCGACGCCGTGTGGGCATGGTGCTGCACGGGCGCGCTCGGGGTCGCCATGTTCCTGCCGTTCTCGGCGCAGGTGACGCTGGCGCAGGACTACCTGCCGCGCAATCCCGCCACCGCCAGCGGCATCACGCTGGGCCTGGCCATGTCGATCGGCGGCATGGTGTCGCCGCTGTTCGGCCTGCTGTCCGATGCGCGCGGGCTGCGCTATACGCTGACGTGCGTCCTGGTGGTCCTGGCGGTGTCGGCCGCGCTGGCGCTGCGGATGCGCAACCGCAGCGTGTCGACGGCGATCGGCGTCGAAGGGGCCGCTCGGGCGTAA
- a CDS encoding universal stress protein, giving the protein MFKKILIPTDGSPLSAQAANAGVCFARSVGAEVVALYVTQPFAATIGFDGMAAAYAITDEDYEKASAEQSTRYLKAVMDRAETAGVKATSRAVSNFNVADGIVQAAQETGCDLIFIGSHGRSGLSRLLLGSVTAKVLSLAHTAVLVYRVKEEKEK; this is encoded by the coding sequence ATGTTCAAGAAAATCCTGATTCCCACTGACGGTTCGCCCTTGTCGGCCCAGGCCGCCAATGCCGGCGTCTGCTTCGCCCGGTCCGTCGGCGCCGAAGTGGTCGCGCTGTACGTCACCCAGCCTTTCGCCGCGACCATCGGATTCGACGGCATGGCGGCCGCTTATGCGATCACCGACGAAGACTACGAAAAAGCCTCGGCCGAGCAATCGACCCGCTATCTGAAGGCGGTGATGGACCGCGCCGAAACGGCGGGCGTGAAGGCGACTTCGCGCGCGGTGTCCAACTTCAACGTGGCGGACGGCATCGTGCAGGCCGCCCAGGAAACGGGCTGCGACCTGATCTTCATCGGCAGCCACGGCCGCAGCGGCCTGTCGCGCCTGCTATTGGGCAGCGTGACGGCCAAGGTGCTGTCGCTGGCGCACACGGCGGTGCTCGTGTATCGCGTCAAGGAAGAAAAAGAGAAGTAA
- a CDS encoding TIGR01244 family sulfur transferase, whose protein sequence is MSLSVRVLTDDFSVAPQLSPDDMPAVAAAGYKSVIINRPDYEGGQDQPTAAQVSEAALNAGLQVEYQPIVSGAMTAEDVAHFAQLLRTMPTPVLAYCRSGTRCTNLFLAAQQS, encoded by the coding sequence ATGTCTCTTTCCGTCCGCGTGCTGACCGACGATTTCTCGGTCGCTCCCCAACTGTCGCCCGATGACATGCCCGCCGTGGCCGCCGCCGGCTACAAGAGCGTGATCATCAATCGTCCCGACTACGAAGGCGGCCAGGACCAGCCCACCGCCGCCCAGGTGTCGGAAGCCGCCCTGAACGCCGGCCTGCAGGTCGAATACCAGCCCATCGTCAGCGGCGCCATGACGGCCGAGGACGTGGCCCACTTCGCGCAACTGCTGCGCACCATGCCCACGCCGGTGCTGGCCTACTGCCGTTCGGGCACGCGCTGCACCAATCTTTTTCTGGCGGCGCAGCAGAGCTGA
- a CDS encoding aminotransferase-like domain-containing protein, with translation MRGADTTLATQLAADLARRIEDDVLRPGARLPSIRAMAGQAGVSRFTVVEAYEKLAARGLVNSRRGAGFFVAPRALPPQPAAAPQAPHAPARIDIAWLLRSMFREAATPDMPGGAGLLPPEWLDPEMVAGAVRAVGRSVRGHLVSYGHPQGFPALRQQLAAQLQGMDIPAHAEENLLTTAGVTEGLDLIARLLVRPGDTVLVEDPAWFLIFGRLAAFGARVVGVPRTPDGYDMPALERLAAQHKPKLFIVNSTVHNPTGHGLPAGALYDVLRIAEKHDFMLVEDDTYAELHPGKAMRLATLDRLQRVIFVGGFSKMMAASLRVGYVAAAPAIQQQLTDLKMLSGLTSSELGERVVHRILAEGQYRLHMERVRNRVDHAREHCVRQLLRLGFQIPQPPPAGMFVWADCGRDSESLARAAAGQGLLLAPGTLFSPTQAPSTYMRFSVSMVDNQAAWKKLAALHGGPDRA, from the coding sequence GTGCGCGGCGCCGACACCACCCTGGCGACGCAACTGGCCGCCGATCTCGCGCGGCGCATCGAGGACGACGTCCTGCGCCCCGGCGCGCGCCTGCCCTCCATCCGCGCCATGGCCGGGCAGGCCGGCGTCAGCCGCTTCACCGTGGTCGAGGCCTACGAGAAGCTGGCGGCGCGCGGCCTGGTGAATTCCCGCCGCGGCGCGGGCTTTTTCGTGGCCCCGCGCGCCTTGCCGCCGCAGCCGGCGGCCGCGCCCCAGGCGCCGCACGCGCCGGCGCGCATCGACATCGCGTGGCTGCTGCGCAGCATGTTCCGCGAAGCCGCCACGCCCGACATGCCGGGCGGCGCCGGCCTGCTGCCGCCCGAATGGCTGGATCCCGAGATGGTGGCCGGCGCGGTGCGCGCGGTCGGGCGCAGCGTGCGCGGCCATCTCGTCAGCTATGGCCATCCGCAAGGCTTCCCGGCCCTGCGCCAGCAGCTCGCGGCGCAGTTGCAGGGCATGGACATTCCCGCGCACGCGGAGGAAAACCTGTTGACGACCGCCGGCGTGACGGAGGGGCTGGACCTGATCGCCCGGCTGCTGGTGCGTCCGGGCGACACCGTGCTGGTGGAGGATCCCGCCTGGTTCCTGATCTTCGGCCGCCTGGCCGCCTTCGGCGCCCGCGTGGTGGGCGTGCCGCGCACCCCCGACGGCTACGACATGCCGGCGCTGGAGCGCCTGGCCGCGCAGCACAAGCCCAAGCTGTTCATCGTCAACAGCACCGTGCACAACCCGACCGGCCACGGCCTGCCGGCGGGCGCGCTCTACGACGTGCTCCGCATCGCCGAGAAGCACGATTTCATGCTGGTCGAGGACGATACCTACGCGGAGCTGCATCCCGGCAAGGCCATGCGCCTGGCGACGCTGGACCGTTTGCAGCGGGTGATTTTCGTCGGTGGCTTTTCCAAGATGATGGCGGCCAGCCTGCGCGTCGGCTACGTGGCGGCGGCGCCGGCCATACAGCAGCAACTGACCGACCTGAAGATGCTGTCCGGCCTGACCTCGTCGGAACTGGGCGAGCGGGTGGTGCACCGTATCCTGGCCGAGGGCCAGTACCGCCTGCACATGGAGCGGGTGCGCAATCGCGTCGATCACGCCCGCGAGCATTGCGTGCGGCAGTTGCTGCGGCTGGGCTTCCAGATCCCTCAGCCGCCCCCGGCCGGCATGTTCGTCTGGGCCGATTGCGGCCGCGACTCGGAATCGCTGGCGCGCGCGGCGGCCGGGCAGGGCCTGCTGCTCGCGCCCGGCACCTTGTTCTCGCCGACCCAGGCGCCGTCGACCTATATGCGATTCTCGGTCAGCATGGTGGACAACCAGGCGGCGTGGAAGAAGCTGGCGGCGCTGCACGGGGGGCCGGACCGCGCATGA
- a CDS encoding DMT family transporter: MPPPASSLPAPPEALPSATRPHHRWDGYGHGLVGVLIFSLTLPMSRLAVAELHPLLVGLGRALAAAVPAILLLWLTRSRRPSRDEWRAVVLAALGVVVGWPLASTLAMRTVPSAHAAVINGLLPLCTAAFAALGSGERPSGRFWLWAVAGAALVVGFALREGGGAPQPGDLWLLLAVLLGGMGYAQGARAARTLGGWRTICWALAISAPFIAAPVGWLAWQAPSAPSATAWLALAYLSFFSMFIGFFAWYRGLAQGGIARVGQVQLLQPFLTVLAAGLLFHETVPPGTLLCALAVIAVIAGGRRAAVRGARP; encoded by the coding sequence ATGCCACCCCCCGCTTCTTCCCTGCCCGCCCCACCGGAGGCCCTGCCCTCCGCCACCCGGCCCCATCATCGCTGGGACGGTTATGGCCACGGTCTGGTGGGCGTCCTGATCTTCAGCCTCACCCTGCCGATGTCGCGCCTCGCCGTGGCCGAGCTGCATCCCCTGCTGGTCGGCCTGGGACGGGCGCTGGCGGCGGCGGTGCCGGCCATCCTGCTGCTGTGGCTGACGCGCAGCCGCCGCCCCAGCCGCGACGAATGGCGCGCGGTCGTCCTGGCGGCACTAGGCGTGGTGGTGGGCTGGCCACTGGCCTCGACGCTGGCCATGCGCACCGTGCCGTCGGCCCATGCCGCCGTCATCAACGGCCTGCTTCCGCTGTGCACGGCGGCCTTCGCCGCCCTGGGCAGCGGCGAACGCCCCTCCGGCCGCTTCTGGCTGTGGGCCGTGGCGGGCGCAGCGCTGGTCGTCGGCTTCGCGCTGCGCGAAGGCGGCGGCGCGCCCCAGCCGGGCGATCTCTGGCTGCTGCTGGCGGTGCTGCTGGGCGGCATGGGCTACGCCCAGGGCGCCCGCGCGGCCCGCACGCTGGGCGGATGGCGCACCATCTGCTGGGCCCTGGCCATCAGCGCGCCCTTCATCGCCGCGCCCGTGGGCTGGCTGGCCTGGCAGGCGCCCTCCGCGCCTTCGGCCACGGCGTGGCTGGCCCTGGCCTACCTGTCGTTCTTCTCCATGTTCATCGGCTTCTTCGCCTGGTATCGCGGCCTGGCGCAAGGCGGCATCGCGCGGGTCGGCCAGGTGCAATTGCTGCAGCCTTTCCTGACCGTCCTGGCCGCCGGCCTGCTGTTCCACGAAACCGTGCCGCCCGGCACGCTGCTGTGCGCGCTGGCGGTGATCGCCGTGATCGCGGGCGGGCGCCGCGCCGCCGTGCGTGGAGCGCGTCCATGA
- a CDS encoding LysE family translocator codes for MNDFSTHVPLLSGSLLAPLALFALVSSITPGPNNVMLAASGLNFGFRRTLPHLLGVSIGFTLMILLVGAGLGTVFQNAPALYVVLKYAGAAYLLYLAWKIARAGELSEDGRRARPMTFLQAAAFQWVNPKAWVMAVGVAAAYIPADGFYANLLVGTLVCGVINLPSVGMWVMFGSSLRGLLRQPAAVRLFNGGMALLLVGSLYPVAADLARALAGN; via the coding sequence ATGAACGACTTTTCCACTCATGTGCCGCTGCTTTCCGGGAGCCTGCTCGCCCCCTTGGCCCTGTTCGCGCTGGTCAGCTCCATCACCCCCGGGCCGAACAACGTCATGCTCGCCGCGTCGGGTCTGAATTTCGGCTTCCGCCGCACCCTGCCGCACCTGCTGGGCGTGTCCATCGGCTTCACGCTGATGATCCTGCTGGTGGGGGCCGGCCTGGGCACGGTCTTCCAGAACGCGCCGGCGCTATACGTGGTGCTCAAGTACGCCGGCGCGGCCTATCTGCTCTACCTGGCCTGGAAGATCGCCCGCGCCGGCGAGCTGAGCGAGGACGGCCGCCGCGCCCGGCCCATGACCTTCCTGCAGGCCGCCGCGTTCCAGTGGGTCAATCCCAAGGCCTGGGTCATGGCGGTCGGCGTGGCGGCCGCCTACATTCCCGCCGACGGCTTCTACGCCAACCTGCTCGTCGGCACCCTCGTCTGCGGCGTCATCAACCTGCCCAGCGTGGGGATGTGGGTGATGTTCGGCAGTTCCCTGCGCGGCCTGCTGCGCCAGCCCGCCGCCGTGCGCCTCTTCAACGGCGGCATGGCCCTGCTGCTGGTGGGATCGCTGTATCCGGTGGCGGCGGATCTGGCCCGCGCCTTGGCGGGAAACTGA
- a CDS encoding alpha/beta hydrolase, producing the protein MSLSRRLPLRSLLALILMAALCVFGWIKLDAWQRQAIFASATGDRPWFRDPPAGTEVFDLDVAPGQKVHAWFWKSPDPQAATVLYLHGARWNLNGSAFRMTRWTELGYSVLAIDYRGFGQSTPLLPSEASAGVDAAAALRELARRQPDPGRRFIYGHSLGGAIAIDLATRQGTPPFAGLIVESSFTSIDAMLRTLKWGRLPGAGLLVTQPFDSVDKIARLRTPVLFIHGTADTVIPSTMSDQLYAAVHDVAPPLKRLVKIEGASHSGAVRSGARYDRAVQSFIRDARAAWTTTQRRADRPAAAGPAATADPPAPA; encoded by the coding sequence ATGTCCCTGTCTCGACGTCTCCCCCTCCGCAGCCTGCTGGCGCTGATCCTGATGGCGGCCCTGTGCGTCTTCGGCTGGATCAAGCTGGACGCCTGGCAGCGCCAGGCGATCTTCGCGTCCGCCACCGGCGACCGGCCCTGGTTCCGCGACCCGCCCGCAGGCACGGAAGTCTTCGACCTGGACGTGGCGCCCGGCCAGAAAGTCCATGCCTGGTTCTGGAAGAGTCCCGACCCGCAGGCCGCCACCGTGCTCTATCTGCACGGCGCGCGCTGGAACCTGAACGGCAGCGCCTTTCGCATGACGCGCTGGACGGAACTGGGATATTCGGTGCTGGCGATCGACTATCGCGGCTTCGGCCAGTCCACGCCCCTGCTGCCTTCCGAAGCCTCGGCCGGGGTGGACGCCGCCGCGGCCTTGCGCGAGCTCGCGCGGCGCCAGCCCGATCCCGGGCGCCGCTTCATATACGGCCACAGCCTGGGCGGCGCCATCGCCATCGACCTGGCGACCCGCCAGGGCACGCCGCCCTTCGCCGGCCTGATCGTCGAATCCAGCTTCACCAGCATCGACGCCATGCTGCGCACGCTCAAATGGGGGCGGCTGCCGGGCGCCGGCCTGCTGGTCACGCAACCCTTCGACTCCGTCGACAAGATAGCCCGGCTGCGCACGCCGGTCCTGTTCATCCACGGCACCGCGGACACCGTCATTCCGTCCACCATGAGCGACCAGCTCTATGCCGCCGTCCACGATGTCGCCCCGCCGCTGAAACGGCTGGTGAAAATCGAAGGGGCCTCGCACTCCGGCGCGGTGCGCAGCGGCGCGCGCTACGATCGCGCGGTGCAGTCTTTCATCCGCGACGCCCGCGCGGCGTGGACGACGACGCAGCGGCGCGCGGACCGTCCCGCCGCCGCCGGCCCCGCCGCCACGGCCGATCCGCCGGCGCCCGCCTGA
- a CDS encoding ChbG/HpnK family deacetylase: MNAAIDEGILALARKRRLSAVSCMTHAPAFQQDARSLGELDVDAGVHLNFTEALGQPGLYLPLPQLIARSYARTLDVPRVARQIERQLDAFEAAMGRRPDFVDGHQHVHQLPQIREALLQTIARRYGAQAPWVRCSAPGRQAGLPAALRWKARVIGALGAYGFGRAAAAAGLRSNRRLLGVYDFQGGSAAYAALLPLWLENMQDGDLLMCHPAMPYPGDTDMAAQRGAEFQVLNDAGFAEVLLREGLRVARQLPRGGHASMVLRMKASR, from the coding sequence ATGAACGCGGCGATCGACGAAGGCATCCTCGCGCTTGCGCGCAAGCGCCGTCTCAGCGCGGTGAGCTGCATGACGCACGCGCCCGCTTTCCAGCAGGACGCGCGCAGCCTGGGCGAGCTGGACGTCGATGCCGGCGTGCACCTGAATTTCACCGAAGCCCTGGGTCAGCCGGGCCTGTATCTGCCCTTGCCACAACTGATCGCGCGCAGCTACGCGCGCACCCTGGACGTGCCGCGCGTGGCGCGCCAGATCGAACGCCAGCTCGACGCCTTCGAGGCGGCCATGGGACGGCGTCCGGACTTCGTCGACGGCCATCAGCACGTGCACCAGTTGCCGCAGATACGCGAAGCGCTGCTGCAAACCATCGCGCGCCGCTACGGCGCGCAGGCGCCCTGGGTGCGGTGCTCGGCGCCGGGCCGCCAGGCGGGCCTGCCCGCGGCGCTGCGCTGGAAGGCGCGCGTCATCGGCGCGCTGGGCGCCTATGGGTTCGGCCGCGCGGCCGCGGCGGCGGGCCTGCGCAGCAATCGCCGCCTGCTGGGCGTCTATGACTTCCAGGGCGGCAGCGCGGCGTATGCGGCGCTGTTGCCGTTGTGGCTGGAGAACATGCAGGACGGCGATCTGCTGATGTGCCATCCGGCCATGCCCTATCCCGGCGACACCGACATGGCGGCGCAACGCGGCGCCGAGTTCCAGGTGCTGAACGATGCCGGTTTCGCCGAGGTCCTGCTGCGCGAGGGTCTGCGCGTCGCGCGCCAGTTGCCGCGCGGCGGCCACGCATCGATGGTATTGCGCATGAAGGCCAGCCGGTAA